The Dasypus novemcinctus isolate mDasNov1 chromosome 12, mDasNov1.1.hap2, whole genome shotgun sequence genome includes a window with the following:
- the AGAP2 gene encoding arf-GAP with GTPase, ANK repeat and PH domain-containing protein 2 isoform X3: MHAQRQLAVASVRAEVRRHEVAKQALSRLRKLAERVGDPELRDSIRTSLDSIREAVVNSQEWTLSRSIPELRLGVLGDTRSGKSSLIHRFLTGSYQVLEKTESEQHKKEMLVDGQTHLVLIREEAGAPDAKFSGWADAVIFVFSLEDENSFQAVSRLHGQLNSLRGEGRGGLALALVGTQDRISASSPRVVGDARARALCADMKRCSYYETCATYGLNVDRVFQEVAQKVVTLRKQQQLLAACKSLPSSPSHSAASTPVAGQASNGGHTSDYSSSLPSSPNVGHRELRAEAAAVAGLSTPGSLHRAAKRRTSLFANRRGSDSEKRSLDSRGETTGSGRAIPIKQSFLLKRSGNSLNKEWKKKYVTLSSNGFLLYHPSINDYIHSTHGKEMDLLRTTVKVPGKRPPRAISAFGPSASINGLVKDMSTVQMGEGPEVTTPTPSPSPSPSSLQPPPDQTSKHLLKPDRNLARALSTDCTPSGDLSPLSRDPPPSPMVKKQRRKKLTTPSKTEGSAGQAEEENFEFLIVSSTGQTWHFEAASFEERDAWVQAIESQILASLQCCESSKVKLRTDSQSEAVAIQAIRNAKGNSICVDCGAPNPTWASLNLGALICIECSGIHRNLGTHLSRVRSLDLDDWPRELTLVLTAIGNDMANRVWESDTRGRAKPTRDSSREERESWIRAKYEQLLFLAPLGTTEEPLGRQLWDAVQVQDVAAVLLLLAHARHGPLDTSVADPQLRSPLHLAAGLAHVVITQLLLWYGADVAARDAQGRTALFYARQAGSQLCADILLQHGCPGEGGSAATTPSAATTPSITATPSPRRRSSAASVGRADAPVALV; this comes from the exons AGGCCGTGGTCAACAGCCAGGAATGGACTTTGAGCCGCTCCATTCCTGAACTGCGCCTG GGTGTGCTGGGTGACACCCGAAGCGGGAAGTCATCGCTCATCCACCGATTCCTGACCGGTTCATACCAGGTGCTGGAGAAGACCGAGA GTGAGCAGCACAAGAAAGAGATGTTGGTGGATGGACAAACTCATCTGGTGCTGATCCGAGAGGAAGCTGGGGCACCTGATGCCAAG TTCTCAGGCTGGGCAGATGCTGTGATCTTCGTCTTCAGCCTGGAGGATGAGAACAGTTTCCAGGCTGTGAGCCGTCTCCATGGACAGCTGAACTCCCTCCGGGGGGAGGGACGGGGAGGCCTGGCCCTGGCACTGGTAGGAACACAAG ACAGGATCAGCGCTTCCTCCCCTCGGGTTGTGGGGGATGCTCGTGCCAGGGCACTGTGTGCGGACATGAAACGCTGCAGCTACTATGAGACTTGTGCAACCTACGGGCTCAATGTGGACCGGGTCTTCCAGGAGG TGGCCCAGAAGGTGGTGACCTTGCGCAAACAGCAACAGCTTCTGGCTGCCTGCAAGTCCCTGCCCAGCTCCCCGAGCCACTCAGCTGCTTCCACGCCTGTGGCTGGGCAG GCTAGTAACGGGGGCCACACCAGCGACTACTCTTCTTCCCTCCCGTCCTCTCCCAATGTTGGTCACCGGGAGCTCCGAGCCGAGGCAGCTGCAGTGGCTGGATTGAGCACCCCAGGGTCCCTGCACCGGGCAGCCAAGCGCAGGACTAGTCTTTTTGCG AATCGCCGGGGCAGTGACTCCGAGAAGCGGAGTTTGGACAGTCGAGGAGAGACCACGGGGAGTGGGCGAGCCATCCCCATAAAACAG AGCTTCCTTTTAAAACGAAGTGGCAATTCCTTGaacaaagaatggaagaagaaatatgtGACCTTGTCCAGTAACGGCTTCCTACTCTACCACCCCAGCATTAAC GATTACATCCACAGTACCCATGGCAAGGAGATGGACTTGCTACGGACAACAGTCAAAGTCCCTGGCAAGCGGCCCCCACGGGCCATCTCTGCTTTCGGTCCCTCAGCTAGCATCAATGGGCTGGTCAAGGACATGAGCACTGTCCAGATGGGTGAAGGCCCTG AAGTCACCACGCCCACCCCAAGCCCGAGCCCCAGTCCCAGTTCCCTGCAGCCACCACCAGATCAGACATCAAAGCACCTACTGAAACCAGACCGGAATTTGGCCCGAGCCCTCAGCACGG ACTGTACCCCATCTGGAGACCTGAGCCCCCTGAGTCGGGACCCCCCTCCTTCTCCCATGGtgaagaagcagaggaggaaAAAATTGACAACGCCATCCAAGACTGAAGGCTCCGCTGGGCAGGCTGAAG AGGAAAACTTTGAGTTCCTGATCGTGTCCAGCACTGGTCAGACATGGCACTTTGAAGCAGCCAGTTTCGAGGAGCGGGACGCCTGGGTCCAGGCCATCGAAAGTCAGATTCTAGCGAGCCTCCAGTGTTGTGAAAGCAGCAAAGTCAAG CTGCGCACCGACAGCCAAAGTGAAGCCGTGGCCATCCAGGCGATCCGGAACGCCAAAGGGAACTCCATCTGCGTGGACTGCGGGGCCCCCA ACCCCACGTGGGCCAGCCTGAACCTGGGCGCGCTCATCTGCATCGAGTGCTCGGGCATCCACCGGAACCTGGGCACGCATCTGTCCCGCGTGCGCTCGCTCGACTTGGACGACTGGCCGCGGGAGCTGACCCTGGTGCTGACGGCCATCGGCAACGACATGGCCAATCGCGTGTGGGAGAGCGACACGCGAGGCCGCGCCAAGCCCACGCGGGACTCTTCACG GGAGGAGCGTGAGTCCTGGATTCGCGCCAAGTACGAGCAGCTGCTGTTCCTGGCGCCGCTGGGCACGACCGAGGAGCCACTGGGCCGCCAGCTGTGGGACGCGGTGCAGGTGCAGGACGTGGCCGCCGTCCTCTTGCTTCTGGCCCATGCGCGACACGGGCCGCTCGACACCAGCGTGGCGGACCCGCAGCTCCGCTCCCCGCTGCACCTGGCGGCAGGGCTCGCCCACGTGGTCATCACGCAGCTGCTGTTGTGG TACGGCGCGGACGTGGCCGCCCGCGACGCGCAGGGCCGCACCGCGCTCTTctacgcccgccaagccgggagccaGCTGTGCGCCGACATCCTGCTCCAGCACGGCTGCCCGGGGGAGGGAGGCAGCGCGGCCACCACCCCCAGCGCGGCCACCACCCCCAGCATTACCGCCACGCCCAGCCCCCGCCGCCGGAGCAGCGCCGCCAGCGTGGGCCGCGCCGACGCCCCCGTGGCGCTGGTATAG